Below is a genomic region from Streptomyces ferrugineus.
GGGACTTCGTCGACGACTACCGGTACCTCAAACAGGTCTACCAGGTCCTCCAGTACGGCCGTCCGCGCCGCCGCTGGATGCTGAAGTCCCCCATGCACCTGGAGAACCTGGAGGCGCTGCGCACGGTGTTCCCCGACGCCACCATCGTGTGGTGCCACCGGGACCCGGTCACCGTCGTGGCGTCCTTCTGCAGTCTGATCGAGCATGGCATGGCCATCAGCGTCCGTCCGCTCGATCTGGCCGGCATCGGCGCCACCTGGCTCGACCTGCTGAGCCGGGCCATGGCGCGCGGCCTGGCAGCCCGTGCCGCCATCCCCGCGGAACAGTTGGTGGACGCCCCGTACTCCTGGCTCGGCTCCGACCCGGCCACCGGCGCCCCCAAGCTCTACGCCGCTGTCGGCGCCCGCTGGACCGAGTCCGACGCCGCCCGCCTCCCGGGGGTCGTCGCCCGACCCAGGGGAACTCGGCGCCACACCTACGACCTGGCGCGCTACGGCCTGACCCGCGCCGAGGTCGAGGCCGCGTTCGCGGACTACAACGCGCTGCGGGCCGAGGTCGACCCCACCTGAGGCGACCCCGGCCCTGATGGCACGTCAGCTGCTGCTGACGGTCAGGTTGTTGGTGCGGAAGTCGAGGCCGCCGGACGACGAGGTGATCTCGTAGCCGAACTGCACGTCACCGATCGTCTCGTTGCTGGACATCCAGCCCTTGGTGCCCGCTATCCAGCTCAGGATCGGCTTCATGTTCACGGAGCCGGAGTTGGAGTCGGACGTCCGCAGGAACGAGAACACCTCGTTGTGGCCGTTGCTGCCCTTGTACACGTTCCAGGTGTGACCGCCGAGGGTGACGGAGCCCTGGGAGGTGCCGATCGGGCCGACGGCTCCGTTGTAGTTCATCCAGAGCATGATCTCGTAGTCGTAGTCCGTGTCCCAGATGTCGTACGACGTGTTGTACGCGCCGGATGACGGGACCGTGACGTTGTAGTCGCTGGTGAGCGAGGAGAGCGAGGCGATCGTCTTGTTGATCACCTTCTTGGAGTTGGGGTAGGACTTGATGCCGCCGGTGTTGGGGTGGTTGGCCCAGACTCCCCAGTTGGTGCCGGAGTTGGCCCAGACGCACTGGCTGCCGGCGCCGGAGCCCCAGATGTTGTTGTAGAGCGTGTAGCCGTTCAGGCTGGTGTTGCCCCACTGGTCGCAGGAGTTCCAGACGGCGGCCGAGGCGGGGGCGGAGGCGAGGCCGACGGTGGCGCCGAGGGCCATCGCCGGGGCCAGCACGGCCGTCGTGATCTTGCGCAGTGCGCTCTTTGCCATGGTGTCCCTTTCCATGGGTGGGGGGAATTGCGGTGGGGGTTACCACGTCCCCGGACGGAGGACGTGGTCTTCTCCGGCGACGAGGTCGAGCGGTCGTGTGCCGCCGGTGGAAGTCCGGAGTTCGATGCGGACGGTGCGGGACGGTCTGAGGACGGCGGTCGCGCCGTCCCGCGTCCAGGACAGGTCGACCTCGGCGCCGAACCGTGTGCGCACGCCCCGCAGGCGGCCCTGCGGGAGGGTGGGGGGCAGCGCGGGCAGCAGGACCAGCCGGTCCGGGGTCGAGTGGACGAGCATCTCGATCAGTACGGCGGGCAGGGTGTGCGCGGCGTCCGCGTTGTAGACGTCGCGGTTCGGGTAGTGCGCGCTCATCAGGGAGGCGTGGAAGAAGTCGCCGCCCAGGACCTGGTCGAGGGCGTGGGCGACCCGCTCGCCGTCCCGGAGCCGGGCCGCGATCAGGGCGTGGTGGAGATGGCCGTGCGCCGAGTCGTTCTCGGCGCCGCGCAGTTCGAGGGCGCGATGGGCGGCCGCCGCGAGGCCGGGGGTGTCGTACGGGGTGATCTCCTCCAGCGGCCAGACGCCGTAGAGGTGGCTGAGGTGGCGGTGGTCGTAGGAGTCCTGGAGTCCGGGCCAGGCCCATTCGGCGAGGGCGCCGTCGTCGTTGATCCGGTGCGGCGGGAGTCGGTCGGCGAGGGCGTGCCAGCGGTCGGCTTCAGGGGTGCCCTGGTGGTAGCGGGCGGCCGTGCGCAGCGCGTGTCGGGCCGCCGAGAGGTCCATGGCCGCGTTGACGGTGCCCCAGCTCGCGTTCGCGGGGCGGTTCTCCGGCGAGTAGGAGGGGACGACGATCAGGTGGCCGTCGTCGTCGGTGCGGGTGAGGAAGTCCTCGTAGAACCGGGCCACTTCGGCGAGGACGGCGGCGGTGCGCGGATCGTGGGCGCCCCGGGTCTCGTCGTGGTCGACGAGGGGCTTGAGCAGCCAGTCGGCGCCCGCCGTCCACAGGTGCAGCGGGTACTCGCGGCTGAAGTGGTGGATGTGCCCGGACTCCCCGTCGGTGTGGGCGGGCGCCACCACGCCGCGGGTGCCGTAGACGGTGCGGGCGTTGTCGCGCCAGTGCTCCAACTGTCCCTGGATGAGCGCGGCGTGCGCCTCGGTCACCTCCGGGAGCGCGGCCGCCGCCGCGGAGGCGGTCTGGAGGTTGAGGTTGGCGTCGGTGGTGAACGCCCCCGACCAGGCGGTGTTCCAGTCGCCGGTCCACAGGCCGGTCAGCCGGGGCGGCAGCATGCCGGAGGCGGAGAGCAGGTGGTAGCGGCCGGCGGCGAAGAGGCGCTCCAGCAGTGCGGGGCTCTTCGTGCGGCGGACCAGCTCCGATCCGGGCAGGGCCCGCTCGTCCTCGTCGCCGTCGAGGTCGAGGCCGGCGCGGAGGTAGGCGGGGCGGTGCAGGGCGGTGTGCCGGGCGAGGAGAGGGGCGTACGGGTCGTCGTCGGC
It encodes:
- a CDS encoding glycoside hydrolase family 12 protein, with the protein product MAKSALRKITTAVLAPAMALGATVGLASAPASAAVWNSCDQWGNTSLNGYTLYNNIWGSGAGSQCVWANSGTNWGVWANHPNTGGIKSYPNSKKVINKTIASLSSLTSDYNVTVPSSGAYNTSYDIWDTDYDYEIMLWMNYNGAVGPIGTSQGSVTLGGHTWNVYKGSNGHNEVFSFLRTSDSNSGSVNMKPILSWIAGTKGWMSSNETIGDVQFGYEITSSSGGLDFRTNNLTVSSS
- a CDS encoding glycosyl hydrolase family 95 catalytic domain-containing protein codes for the protein MSGPVHGTWEPAPAARWEDAFLSGNGRHGIMVFGDPNLDRVIVNHHTLVRPGGDAHTRPPALAADLPHLQDRLLAGDVTAAEGFTDGRGLHWVQPFHPAFEIRLRRPGGEQPGAYRREVDFTTGVITARRDGLLSEAFVSRADDVIVHRVTEPGLTADVLLNHQLPGVPNDLAVGHGALRTPEGALLNLRVRYPGSDRAYTGVTLALVTGGRTHTSLPGIRIEGARSLLLLTRVRRHTGELDVLAEAQALRALLPEGADDDPYAPLLARHTALHRPAYLRAGLDLDGDEDERALPGSELVRRTKSPALLERLFAAGRYHLLSASGMLPPRLTGLWTGDWNTAWSGAFTTDANLNLQTASAAAAALPEVTEAHAALIQGQLEHWRDNARTVYGTRGVVAPAHTDGESGHIHHFSREYPLHLWTAGADWLLKPLVDHDETRGAHDPRTAAVLAEVARFYEDFLTRTDDDGHLIVVPSYSPENRPANASWGTVNAAMDLSAARHALRTAARYHQGTPEADRWHALADRLPPHRINDDGALAEWAWPGLQDSYDHRHLSHLYGVWPLEEITPYDTPGLAAAAHRALELRGAENDSAHGHLHHALIAARLRDGERVAHALDQVLGGDFFHASLMSAHYPNRDVYNADAAHTLPAVLIEMLVHSTPDRLVLLPALPPTLPQGRLRGVRTRFGAEVDLSWTRDGATAVLRPSRTVRIELRTSTGGTRPLDLVAGEDHVLRPGTW